In the Vibrio gigantis genome, one interval contains:
- a CDS encoding NUDIX hydrolase, whose product MDVHECVSFILLNESQVLLEKRSESKETDPSLITIPGGHIEHGENQVQALFRELDEELNVTPTEYSFLCSLYHPTKELQLIHYFIVSDWKGDITAQEADSVEWYSLNIAPVGIAADGVALKEAGRVGKYL is encoded by the coding sequence ATGGATGTACATGAGTGTGTTTCTTTTATCTTGCTGAACGAATCACAAGTATTGTTAGAAAAGCGTAGTGAGTCTAAAGAAACGGATCCTAGTTTAATTACCATACCTGGCGGCCATATTGAGCACGGTGAAAATCAGGTGCAGGCGTTGTTTCGTGAACTTGATGAAGAGCTTAATGTTACTCCAACTGAATACTCGTTCTTATGTTCACTTTACCATCCTACGAAAGAGCTGCAGTTGATCCATTACTTTATCGTGAGCGACTGGAAAGGAGATATCACAGCTCAAGAGGCTGACAGTGTAGAGTGGTATTCGTTAAATATAGCTCCTGTTGGTATCGCTGCCGATGGTGTTGCTTTAAAAGAAGCAGGGCGGGTGGGGAAATATCTTTAG
- the rplY gene encoding 50S ribosomal protein L25, whose translation MKFEAVVRTELGKGASRRLRHAGKFPAVIYGGEAAAVAIELVHADVINQMDKPEFYEAITLVIDGAEVKVKPQDVQRHAFKPKVEHMDFIRI comes from the coding sequence ATGAAATTTGAAGCAGTAGTACGTACTGAACTAGGTAAAGGTGCGAGCCGCCGCCTACGTCACGCTGGTAAATTCCCAGCTGTAATCTACGGTGGCGAAGCAGCAGCTGTAGCTATCGAACTTGTTCACGCTGACGTGATCAACCAAATGGATAAGCCTGAATTCTACGAAGCAATCACTCTAGTGATTGACGGCGCAGAAGTTAAGGTTAAGCCGCAAGACGTTCAACGTCACGCGTTCAAGCCTAAAGTTGAGCACATGGACTTCATCCGCATCTAA
- a CDS encoding glycosyltransferase family 2 protein: MEPVSIVVITLNEEKRISRLMEELSVQTHQEFEVIVVDSNSEDNTREVAQAYENALPKLTVHHMENRGVSLGRNTGAALAQYNRILFLDADVSLPRNFLAKALYELEEKKLEVAGVYMSSKGLPLVHKFGYGLFNAGLFTTQFFFPTAIGACIFSTKRVHDEIGGFDEEIVLCEDCDYVKRASKTWRFRFLNMTFGFDPRRLDQDGVVNTGSTYLKANVRRFFKGEMRNNEMNYKFGHYKEQ; the protein is encoded by the coding sequence ATGGAACCGGTAAGCATTGTCGTAATTACGCTAAACGAAGAGAAACGCATTAGCCGTTTAATGGAAGAGTTGAGCGTGCAAACGCACCAAGAGTTTGAAGTGATTGTTGTCGATTCGAACAGTGAAGATAACACAAGAGAAGTGGCGCAAGCTTATGAAAACGCGTTGCCAAAATTAACTGTTCATCATATGGAAAATCGTGGTGTGAGCCTTGGTAGAAACACAGGTGCTGCATTGGCGCAGTACAACAGAATTCTATTCTTAGATGCTGATGTGAGCTTGCCTCGAAACTTCCTTGCGAAAGCGCTTTACGAGCTAGAAGAGAAGAAGCTTGAAGTTGCGGGTGTGTACATGAGTTCGAAAGGCCTGCCGCTTGTGCACAAGTTTGGTTACGGGCTATTTAATGCAGGCTTGTTTACTACTCAATTCTTTTTCCCGACAGCGATTGGCGCATGTATTTTCTCGACTAAGCGAGTGCATGATGAGATCGGCGGTTTCGATGAAGAGATCGTACTGTGTGAAGACTGTGACTACGTAAAACGTGCGAGCAAAACATGGCGATTTAGATTCCTAAATATGACCTTTGGTTTTGACCCACGTCGCTTAGACCAAGATGGCGTTGTGAATACAGGCTCAACTTACCTTAAAGCCAATGTAAGACGTTTTTTTAAAGGCGAAATGCGTAACAACGAGATGAACTACAAGTTCGGTCATTACAAAGAACAGTAA